One window from the genome of Oreochromis niloticus isolate F11D_XX linkage group LG20, O_niloticus_UMD_NMBU, whole genome shotgun sequence encodes:
- the LOC100702583 gene encoding carnitine O-acetyltransferase isoform X3, whose protein sequence is MLRIFSRIMVKVGKMNHSDQVRSCQLVKPVQVILVSDRCLNQQKGLPRVPVPPLWKTCEGYLSALEPIIEEDELKRAKQLVEVFMKGGGVGEELQRSLERKACNTDNWTADLWGKLEYFENRSPVVISTNLPIVCPRLDFRDKQGQISPPWFTDGGCVFCSETLPAENLGGKPLCMEQYSQLLSTCRIPGLVRDSVVFHAKSANPPKHITVVYNFQFFVVEVYHNDGTSLTVDQLCVQMERICNFTSATNTEPVGILTTLNRDSWSKAYLSLMKDQTNKESLSAIERSIFTLCLDRAIPRESDKYCTCDFHLITHGGGSQWNSANRWFDKSLQIIVAEDGSWGLNLIHIVTDGTVIMAFTDYLVASMKKPEMIQASILPLPMPQKLHFSVTPDIKEIIEQAKRSMDGNIRNFGLSVMVFDHFGKNDLKAHNMSPDAFIQMAIQLAYYRMNKQVCASYEAVSQRMFRHGRVSLLLSTTSVSAAFVKAFDDPEKQNTEKIDLLQKAIKTHKENIKVVTGGHDIVAHIIALSLQAVENKIPMPDIFRDISYKKFLNYQLTTSQVTSNTGSVAVHQVDECFGYSSCYSVHNSHFVIEMAASNTDKRRSTHHLIQNMKDALLDMRALLEQTPRAT, encoded by the exons ATGTTGAGAATCTTCAGCAGAATTATG GTGAAGGTGGGGAAGATGAATCATTCAGACCAGGTCAGATCTTGTCAGTTAGTGAAGCCTGTACAAGTGATTCTTGTTAGTGACAGATGCTTGAACCAGCAGAAGGGACTTCCCAGGGTACCTGTCCCTCCCTTGTGGAAAACTTGTGAGGGCTACCTCAGTGCCCTGGAGCCCATCATAGAAGAGGATGAGTTGAAGCGAGCAAAACAGCTGGTGGAGGTGTTtatgaaaggaggaggggttggAGAGGAACTGCAGAGAAGCCTGGAGAGGAAAGCATGCAACACTGACAACTGG ACGGCAGACCTGTGGGGGAAGTTGGAATACTTTGAGAACCGGAGCCCTGTGGTGATTAGCACAAATCTTCCGATTGTGTGTCCTCGACTGGACTTCAGAGATAAGCAGGGACAAATTAG cccaCCTTGGTTTACCGATGGAGGCTGTGTCTTTTGCAGTGAGACATTACCAGCTGAGAATCTGGGAGGGAAACCTCTGTGTATGGAGCAATATTCCCAGTTGCTGTCAACCTGCCGCATCCCAGGTCTGGTAAGGGACTCGGTGGTGTTCCATGCCAAGAGCGCCAATCCACCTAAACACATCACAGTGGTATATAACTTTCAG TTCTTTGTGGTGGAGGTCTACCACAATGATGGGACTTCGCTGACAGTTGATCAGCTTTGTGTTCAGATGGAGAGAATCTGCAACTTCACATCAGCAACTAACACGGAGCCTGTCGGTATCCTCACCACCCTGAATCGTGACTCCTGGAGCAAAGCATATCTCAGTCTGATGAAAG atcaaacaaacaaagaatctCTGTCAGCTATTGAAAGGAGCATCTTCACATTGTGTTTGGATAGAGCCATACCTCGAGAGTCTGACAAGTACTGCACATGTGATTTCCACCTAATAACACATGGAGGAGGCAGCCAGTGGAATAGTGCCAACCGCTGGTTTGACAAGTCACTGCAG atAATTGTTGCAGAAGACGGGTCATGGGGTTTAAATCTGATTCATATTGTTACTGATGGTACAGTTATTATGGCTTTCACTGACTATCTTGTCGCTTCCAT GAAGAAGCCAGAGATGATCCAAGCTTCCATTCTGCCTTTACCTATGCCCCAGAAACTACACTTCAGTGTCACTCCTGATATCAAAGAGATCATTGAGCAGGCTAAAAGGAGCATGGACGG AAACATCCGAAACTTTGGTCTGAGTGTTATGGTTTTTGACCACTTTGGGAAAAATGATCTGAAGGCCCACAACATGAGCCCTGATGCTTTCATCCAAATGGCCATACAGCTGGCCTACTACAG GATGAATAAGCAGGTCTGTGCATCGTATGAAGCTGTTAGCCAGCGAATGTTCAGGCATGGACGTGTGTCCTTACTGCTTTCGACGACAAGTGTCTCAGCTGCCTTTGTCAAGGCCTTTGATGACCCTGAAAAGCAG AACACAGAGAAGATTGATCTGTTGCAAAAagccataaaaacacacaaagagaatATTAAGGTG gTAACTGGAGGACATGACATTGTAGCCCATATCATTGCTCTCAGTTTGCAAGCTGTTGAGAATAAAATCCCCATGCCTGACATCTTCAGAGACATCTCATACAAGAAATTCCTTAACTACCAACTCACCACAAGTCaa GTGACATCCAATACTGGCTCTGTGGCAGTCCATCAGGTTGATGAATGCTTTGGATACAGTTCGTGCTACAGTGTACATAACAGTCACTTCGTCATTGAGATGGCAGCTTCCAACACCGACAAAAGACGAAGCACACATCATCTGATCCAAAATATGAAGGATGCACTATTGGACATGAGGGCCTTGCTGGAACAAACTCCAAGAGCAACTTAA